In one window of Romboutsia hominis DNA:
- a CDS encoding sugar phosphate isomerase/epimerase family protein gives MKIGISALLYNLDEAINLCKEIDEIKHIELGIDNLYECDEIYKYIDKLKELNVSLSIHLPMELNLCENIEFIRQSWVRFVEEMNYKLKHLNICYYNLHLGYVISDRLDKNREKYLDISCSMLNDIINKTKANISIENTYSNNGDLSNVGNKLYDFEYIFNKVENEKLWFCYDTGHNLINRDNYIDKLHNKIRIVHLSDNDGKKDIHIGINKGILDKKEVKTIIDLEPEFLILEIKYHDIKESIEYIKEIKKEV, from the coding sequence ATGAAAATTGGTATATCAGCATTATTATATAATCTTGATGAAGCAATAAATTTGTGCAAAGAGATAGATGAAATAAAACATATAGAACTTGGTATAGATAACTTATATGAGTGTGATGAGATATACAAATATATAGACAAGCTTAAAGAATTAAATGTATCTTTAAGTATTCATTTACCTATGGAGTTAAACTTGTGTGAGAATATAGAATTTATTAGACAATCTTGGGTAAGATTTGTAGAAGAAATGAACTATAAATTAAAACATTTAAATATTTGTTACTACAATCTTCACCTAGGGTATGTTATATCTGATAGATTAGATAAAAATAGAGAAAAATATTTAGATATATCATGTAGTATGTTAAATGATATTATAAATAAGACGAAAGCTAATATATCAATAGAAAATACTTATTCTAATAATGGTGATTTATCAAATGTAGGTAACAAACTATATGATTTTGAATATATATTTAATAAAGTAGAAAATGAAAAATTATGGTTTTGTTATGATACAGGCCATAATCTAATCAATAGGGATAATTATATAGACAAATTACATAACAAGATTAGAATAGTTCATTTAAGTGACAATGATGGAAAGAAAGATATACATATAGGGATAAATAAAGGTATATTAGATAAAAAAGAAGTTAAAACTATCATTGACTTAGAACCAGAGTTCTTAATATTAGAGATAAAATATCATGATATAAAGGAAAGTATAGAATATATAAAAGAGATTAAAAAAGAGGTTTAA
- the lepB gene encoding signal peptidase I, giving the protein MSEKLKKEAIEWIKVIATALIFAFIITQFIRPTLVKGESMYPTLKENDYLIINRMAYKIGEPKKGDIIVFHTNLLQDNGKPKDLVKRVIATGGDHIKIENSKVYVNGKLLDEPYIHDNYTDGYIDMTVPKGEVFAMGDNREKSLDSRYEDVGLVNEKNIMGKVMIRLYPFNKIGTVK; this is encoded by the coding sequence ATGAGTGAAAAATTAAAAAAAGAAGCAATAGAGTGGATTAAGGTAATAGCTACTGCTCTTATTTTTGCATTTATAATAACTCAATTTATAAGACCTACTTTAGTTAAGGGAGAATCTATGTATCCTACTTTAAAGGAAAATGATTATTTAATAATTAATAGAATGGCTTATAAAATAGGAGAGCCAAAAAAGGGAGACATAATAGTATTCCATACGAATTTACTTCAAGACAATGGAAAACCTAAAGACTTAGTAAAGAGAGTTATAGCAACCGGAGGAGATCATATTAAGATAGAAAATTCCAAAGTATATGTAAATGGAAAGTTATTAGATGAACCATATATACATGATAATTATACAGATGGATATATAGATATGACAGTTCCAAAGGGTGAAGTATTTGCAATGGGAGATAATAGAGAGAAGAGTTTAGATAGTAGATATGAAGATGTCGGGTTAGTAAATGAAAAAAATATAATGGGTAAGGTAATGATAAGGTTATATCCATTTAATAAAATAGGAACTGTAAAATAG
- a CDS encoding RsmF rRNA methyltransferase first C-terminal domain-containing protein encodes MTKLPERFLSDMKEILKDEYDEFIKTYDDKKTTGLRVNTLKISKNDLDKLNLFKLEQIPWVNEGFYYDEDIDRPGKNPLHEAGAYYLQEPSAMSVVPKLDIKEGEKILDMCAAPGGKSTYILSKLNNTGLLVSNEINPMRIKALGENLERFGAKNCIITNTDSNNLKKVFRGYFDKIVIDAPCSGQGMFRKDEVAISDWSYAKVLECQSIQREIIRDGYEMLKNGGTLVYSTCTFAKEENETVINEFIEEYENAKLIEMERLWPHKIKGEGHFVAKIQKNEEEDIKTKELKVKRLDTELKDFREFEKKFLNESIGNKFDIRGENLYLLPEESPETKKLKVLRYGLHLGILKKNRFEPSHALSHYLKPNQVKYTENLSIQDEEVLNYLRGNIINTGQSRGWVLVTVENIPLGWGKESNGVLKNHYPKGLRIKY; translated from the coding sequence TTGACAAAGCTACCTGAAAGATTTTTAAGTGATATGAAAGAAATACTAAAAGATGAGTATGATGAATTTATAAAAACATATGATGATAAAAAAACTACCGGCCTTAGAGTTAATACATTAAAAATAAGTAAAAATGACTTAGATAAATTAAATTTATTTAAACTAGAACAAATACCTTGGGTAAATGAAGGCTTTTATTATGATGAAGATATAGATAGACCCGGCAAAAATCCACTACATGAGGCAGGAGCATATTATTTACAAGAACCATCAGCTATGAGTGTTGTGCCAAAGTTGGATATTAAAGAAGGTGAAAAAATTCTAGATATGTGTGCTGCTCCAGGAGGAAAATCAACATACATACTATCAAAACTAAATAATACAGGATTATTAGTATCAAATGAAATAAACCCAATGAGAATAAAAGCACTAGGAGAAAATCTAGAGAGATTTGGAGCTAAAAATTGTATAATAACAAATACAGACTCAAATAATCTAAAGAAGGTATTTAGAGGATACTTTGATAAAATAGTAATAGATGCTCCTTGTTCAGGGCAAGGAATGTTTAGGAAAGATGAAGTTGCTATAAGTGATTGGAGCTATGCAAAAGTATTAGAATGTCAATCTATTCAAAGAGAAATAATAAGAGATGGATATGAGATGCTTAAAAATGGAGGTACGTTAGTATATTCTACATGTACATTTGCGAAAGAAGAAAATGAAACAGTTATAAATGAGTTTATAGAAGAATATGAAAATGCTAAGCTTATAGAGATGGAAAGATTATGGCCTCACAAGATAAAAGGAGAAGGTCACTTTGTAGCTAAAATACAAAAAAATGAAGAAGAGGATATAAAAACTAAAGAATTAAAAGTTAAAAGATTAGATACAGAATTAAAGGATTTTAGAGAATTTGAAAAGAAATTTTTAAATGAGTCAATAGGAAATAAATTTGATATAAGAGGAGAAAATTTATATCTATTGCCAGAAGAAAGTCCAGAAACTAAAAAATTAAAAGTTTTAAGATATGGACTTCATTTGGGAATACTAAAGAAAAATAGGTTTGAGCCATCACATGCATTGTCTCATTATTTAAAGCCAAATCAAGTTAAGTATACAGAGAATTTATCAATACAAGATGAAGAAGTATTAAATTATTTAAGAGGAAATATCATAAATACAGGACAAAGTAGAGGATGGGTATTAGTAACAGTAGAAAATATACCACTAGGGTGGGGAAAAGAATCCAATGGAGTATTAAAAAACCACTATCCGAAAGGTCTTAGAATAAAATACTAA
- a CDS encoding nucleoside kinase gives MKNITINVEGNEKVYKIEKDSPGVKLESIVKEIDKDYKGYITLGVIDNKLRELNYSINKDCKLSFLDTTSEDGLRVYFRTVSFIFIMACNEVFKDCRVVIEHSLSKGLYCEVHKDGELIEKDVEAINKKMKDIIESNYKIERIDTNKEEAIKIFKDNKMYEKAELLKYKEHDDVKIYKCNNHINHFYGYMLPSTGYIKTFDLKPYKNGIIVLGPSEENKNIPTKFKEQPKLSSVYHEAENWSKLMGVSKVTTLNEVIERKEYGEIIRTVEALHEKKLSQIADIIKEKNKRVILIAAPSSSGKTSFAHRLSIHLRVNNLNPVSISLDDYFVNREHTPLDEFGNYDFESIYAIDLERFNKDLKDLLEGKEISLPKFNFKLGIREEKGKKLKIKENQPIILEGIHGLNPMLTSSIPDEDKFKIYISALTQINLDDHNRIPTTDLRLIRRMVRDYNFRGYSAEKTIMQWESVRRGEKKNIFPYQEEADIIFNSACIYELAVLKKYAKPLLEEIDKENSSYIEANRLLKFLQYFVELSDISDIPPTSILREFVGGSKIVD, from the coding sequence ATGAAAAATATAACTATCAATGTAGAAGGAAATGAAAAAGTTTATAAAATAGAAAAAGATTCTCCAGGAGTAAAACTAGAAAGTATAGTAAAAGAAATAGATAAAGACTATAAAGGATACATAACATTAGGAGTTATAGACAACAAACTAAGAGAATTAAATTATAGTATAAACAAAGACTGTAAATTAAGTTTTTTAGATACAACTAGCGAAGATGGATTAAGAGTATACTTTAGAACTGTGTCATTTATATTTATAATGGCTTGTAACGAAGTATTTAAAGATTGTCGAGTAGTAATAGAACATTCTCTATCAAAGGGATTATATTGTGAAGTTCATAAAGATGGAGAATTGATAGAGAAAGATGTAGAAGCTATAAACAAAAAAATGAAAGATATAATAGAGTCTAATTATAAAATAGAAAGAATAGACACTAATAAAGAAGAAGCAATAAAAATATTTAAAGATAATAAAATGTATGAGAAAGCAGAGCTTCTTAAATACAAGGAACATGATGATGTAAAGATATATAAGTGTAACAATCATATAAATCATTTCTATGGATATATGTTACCATCTACGGGATATATAAAGACATTTGATTTAAAACCATATAAAAATGGAATAATAGTATTAGGTCCAAGTGAAGAAAATAAAAATATACCAACTAAATTTAAAGAACAGCCTAAGTTATCGAGTGTATATCATGAAGCGGAGAATTGGTCAAAGCTTATGGGAGTAAGTAAAGTAACTACACTTAATGAGGTAATAGAAAGAAAAGAGTATGGAGAAATTATAAGAACAGTAGAAGCTCTACATGAGAAAAAATTATCTCAAATAGCAGATATTATAAAAGAAAAAAATAAGAGAGTTATATTAATAGCAGCTCCTTCATCATCAGGTAAAACAAGTTTTGCTCATAGATTATCAATACATCTTAGAGTCAATAATCTAAATCCTGTATCAATATCTTTAGATGATTACTTTGTTAATAGAGAGCATACTCCACTAGATGAATTTGGAAATTATGATTTTGAGTCTATATATGCAATAGATTTAGAGAGATTTAATAAAGATTTAAAAGATTTACTAGAAGGTAAGGAAATAAGTTTACCTAAGTTTAATTTTAAATTAGGAATAAGAGAAGAAAAAGGAAAGAAGTTAAAAATAAAAGAAAATCAGCCAATAATATTAGAAGGAATACATGGATTAAATCCTATGCTAACATCATCAATACCAGATGAAGATAAATTTAAAATTTATATAAGTGCCCTAACTCAAATTAATTTAGATGACCATAATAGAATACCTACAACGGATTTAAGGTTAATAAGAAGAATGGTTAGAGATTATAATTTTAGAGGTTATAGCGCAGAAAAGACAATAATGCAGTGGGAATCAGTAAGACGTGGAGAGAAGAAAAATATATTCCCATATCAAGAGGAAGCGGATATAATATTTAACTCTGCATGTATTTATGAATTAGCAGTATTGAAAAAGTACGCAAAACCATTACTAGAGGAAATTGATAAGGAAAATAGTTCATATATAGAAGCTAATAGACTTTTAAAGTTTCTTCAATATTTTGTTGAGTTATCAGACATATCAGATATACCACCAACATCAATATTGAGAGAGTTTGTAGGTGGAAGTAAAATAGTTGATTAA